The following are from one region of the Tautonia marina genome:
- a CDS encoding amidohydrolase family protein, whose protein sequence is MSTTDLILGARYVFPVEGDPIADGRVTIREGRIAAVGPPGNRSPDVELGNVAIIPGLVNAHTHLELSSIDPARDDPASWPEDEIEWLGRVIAHRRENPLGSLRDAVDRNLDEALRAGTTMLADTTSAGLSWEAIAGAPVRAIVFAELIGLKRMRGLETNRQAWDWIASIQPADQVFANAKPGLSPHAPYSTAGWLYHRAASTRMPLSTHLAELPEELELLKDRRGRLREFLEDLGAWDDDWEPISPEPADYIRRGALREADWIVAHGTYLEPDDFWQLRPEAAADGHRVAVAFCPRTHARFGHRPHPYREMLERGVVVCLGTDSLASTPSLSILDEMRFLHRLDPSLGGPLLLTMGTLFGAWALRAETVTGSLKPGKSGDLAIVSLPDRESDDPYALLLDSDLPVVASAFEGRFRADPDWRVGAELPEGRLG, encoded by the coding sequence ATGAGCACGACCGACCTGATCCTCGGCGCTCGCTATGTCTTCCCGGTCGAGGGAGATCCGATTGCCGATGGTCGCGTGACGATTCGGGAGGGCCGGATCGCGGCGGTGGGGCCTCCCGGCAATCGTTCGCCGGATGTCGAGCTGGGCAACGTCGCCATCATTCCGGGGCTGGTGAACGCTCACACGCATCTGGAACTGTCGTCGATTGATCCGGCGCGGGACGATCCGGCGTCGTGGCCCGAAGATGAGATCGAATGGCTGGGCCGGGTGATCGCGCACCGGAGGGAGAACCCGCTGGGATCACTCCGCGACGCGGTGGATCGGAACCTCGACGAGGCCTTGCGGGCCGGCACGACGATGCTGGCCGATACCACGAGCGCCGGGTTGAGCTGGGAGGCGATCGCCGGCGCGCCGGTTCGGGCGATCGTCTTCGCCGAACTGATCGGCCTGAAACGGATGCGGGGGCTGGAGACGAACCGGCAGGCGTGGGACTGGATCGCCTCGATCCAGCCCGCCGATCAGGTCTTTGCCAATGCGAAACCGGGGCTCAGCCCGCACGCGCCGTACAGCACGGCAGGCTGGCTCTACCACCGGGCCGCCAGCACGAGGATGCCGCTCTCAACCCATCTGGCCGAGCTTCCCGAGGAGCTGGAACTGCTGAAGGATCGGCGCGGTCGGCTCCGCGAATTTCTGGAAGACCTGGGCGCCTGGGATGACGATTGGGAGCCGATCAGCCCCGAGCCGGCCGACTATATTCGCCGCGGAGCGCTGCGGGAGGCCGACTGGATTGTGGCGCACGGCACCTATCTGGAGCCTGACGACTTCTGGCAGCTTCGCCCCGAGGCCGCGGCCGACGGCCACCGGGTCGCCGTGGCGTTTTGCCCTCGGACGCATGCCCGGTTCGGTCATCGGCCGCACCCGTACCGGGAGATGCTGGAGCGCGGGGTGGTGGTGTGCCTAGGGACCGATAGCCTGGCCTCGACGCCAAGCCTGAGCATTCTGGACGAGATGCGGTTTCTTCATCGGCTTGACCCGAGCCTGGGTGGTCCCTTGCTGTTGACGATGGGGACGTTGTTCGGCGCCTGGGCCTTGCGGGCGGAGACGGTGACGGGCAGCCTGAAGCCGGGCAAATCGGGGGATCTGGCGATCGTCTCGCTGCCGGATCGGGAGAGCGACGATCCGTACGCCCTGTTACTCGACTCGGACTTGCCAGTGGTTGCCTCGGCCTTCGAGGGGCGGTTTCGGGCCGATCCCGACTGGCGAGTCGGAGCGGAGTTGCCTGAGGGCAGGCTCGGGTAA
- a CDS encoding ABC transporter permease subunit/CPBP intramembrane protease, with protein MRWSRIRLIFGRELRDQLRDRRTLFMIFGLPVLLYPILGFTVKELTAAFEQRPRRVVVVGAEHLPEEPPLLVTIETDEREVVQFNPVFSDGVSQGLLLVEQVPSDSYLSDPSAQLEAMRQGQADVIVEIPAEVRQQIERLEQPTFRIAFLRADEQSLATYQTVEAIIKRWQDAIVAQRLAADEKPAEYIAPIDVQGVDLARQVLGSSTSGASVWARLFPFLLVMMALTGAFYPAVDLCAGEKERGTMETLLISPAYRSEIVVGKFLTIMAASVATALLNLASMGVTMGFLARQLGAGLGGDGGPGIGSPMDELSPPSILALGWIIVLLIPLSAFFSAICLALAVLARSMKEGQYYMTPLYLIALPLIFLTLMPGVELTPFYSLVPITGVSLLLKKLMLEQYNEAFQYFLPVMLSTIIYGLLALRWAVGQFRSEEVLFREAERFDLASWFRHLIRDRGPTPTAGQAIACFVIIQACAWYTSMLLFGTNPLVALVIGQLGFILLPPLVMTFLFTSSPKRTLRLHWPGWGAVALGVGLALTLNPLTAELRPIVMELFPMPKAMEQALKGLEAAIPNVATALLLFAIIPAICEEVAFRGQILSGLESTLGKWSSILLSAFLFGFLHVLISLFQQFFNATLLGVVLGWLAIQTRSLLPAIAFHLTNNALAVVGPSLAVGWLYRDQTLFLYQWHWVALGAVGSVALLVVLSRIDAARPSVVAAEPVIEAGETVSVGAGEVRDPDRENR; from the coding sequence ATGCGATGGTCCCGCATTCGTTTGATTTTCGGCCGAGAGCTGCGTGATCAGCTCCGCGACCGCCGGACCCTCTTCATGATCTTCGGGCTTCCGGTGTTGCTCTATCCGATCCTCGGCTTCACGGTGAAGGAGCTGACGGCGGCCTTCGAGCAACGGCCGAGGCGGGTGGTGGTTGTCGGCGCGGAGCACTTGCCCGAGGAACCGCCGCTGCTGGTCACGATCGAGACGGATGAGCGGGAGGTCGTCCAGTTCAATCCGGTCTTCTCGGATGGGGTGTCTCAGGGGTTGCTCTTGGTGGAACAGGTCCCCTCGGACTCGTACCTGTCGGACCCGTCGGCCCAGCTTGAGGCCATGAGACAGGGACAGGCCGACGTGATCGTCGAGATTCCGGCCGAGGTCCGCCAGCAAATTGAACGGCTGGAGCAGCCGACGTTCCGCATCGCCTTCCTGAGGGCCGACGAACAGAGCCTGGCCACCTATCAGACGGTCGAGGCGATCATCAAACGCTGGCAAGACGCGATTGTCGCCCAACGGCTCGCGGCCGACGAGAAGCCGGCCGAGTACATCGCACCGATCGACGTGCAGGGGGTGGACCTGGCGCGGCAGGTGCTCGGCTCATCGACCTCGGGGGCGAGTGTCTGGGCTCGACTCTTTCCGTTCCTGCTGGTGATGATGGCCCTGACGGGGGCGTTTTACCCGGCGGTGGACCTGTGCGCCGGCGAAAAAGAGCGGGGGACGATGGAGACCCTGCTCATCAGCCCGGCGTACCGCAGCGAGATCGTGGTCGGCAAGTTCCTGACGATCATGGCCGCCAGCGTGGCCACGGCCCTGCTGAACCTGGCGAGCATGGGGGTGACGATGGGCTTTCTGGCCCGTCAGCTCGGCGCGGGGCTCGGCGGCGATGGAGGGCCGGGGATCGGCTCGCCCATGGACGAGCTGAGCCCGCCGTCGATCCTGGCCCTGGGGTGGATCATCGTCCTCCTGATCCCGCTGTCGGCCTTCTTCAGCGCGATCTGCCTGGCGTTGGCGGTTCTGGCGAGAAGCATGAAGGAGGGGCAGTATTATATGACCCCTCTTTATCTGATCGCCCTGCCGTTGATTTTCTTGACGTTGATGCCGGGGGTCGAGCTGACGCCGTTTTACAGCCTCGTGCCGATCACGGGGGTCTCGCTGCTGCTGAAGAAGCTGATGCTGGAACAGTATAACGAGGCGTTCCAGTACTTCTTGCCGGTGATGCTGTCGACCATCATTTATGGATTGCTCGCGCTGCGGTGGGCGGTCGGTCAGTTCCGATCGGAGGAGGTCCTGTTCCGCGAGGCGGAGCGGTTTGACCTCGCCTCGTGGTTCCGCCACCTGATCCGGGACCGAGGCCCGACCCCCACGGCGGGCCAGGCGATTGCGTGCTTCGTGATTATCCAGGCATGCGCCTGGTATACGTCGATGCTGCTGTTCGGGACGAATCCGCTGGTGGCGCTGGTGATTGGGCAGCTGGGGTTCATCCTGCTGCCGCCGCTGGTGATGACCTTCCTGTTCACGTCGAGCCCGAAACGGACGCTTCGGTTGCACTGGCCGGGCTGGGGAGCGGTGGCGCTGGGGGTTGGGCTGGCGTTGACCCTGAACCCGCTGACGGCCGAGCTGCGGCCGATCGTGATGGAACTGTTCCCGATGCCGAAGGCGATGGAACAGGCGCTCAAGGGCCTGGAAGCGGCGATCCCGAACGTGGCCACGGCGCTCCTGCTGTTTGCGATCATCCCGGCCATTTGCGAGGAGGTGGCCTTCCGGGGTCAGATTCTCTCAGGGCTGGAATCGACGCTGGGGAAATGGTCGTCGATCTTGCTTTCGGCCTTTTTGTTCGGGTTTTTGCATGTCTTGATCAGCTTGTTTCAGCAATTTTTCAACGCGACGTTGCTTGGGGTGGTGCTCGGCTGGTTGGCGATTCAGACCCGGAGCCTGCTACCGGCCATTGCCTTTCACCTGACGAACAATGCGCTGGCGGTGGTCGGCCCGTCGTTGGCGGTGGGCTGGCTCTACCGCGATCAGACGTTGTTCCTGTATCAATGGCACTGGGTCGCCCTGGGGGCGGTTGGTTCGGTCGCCTTGCTGGTCGTGCTTTCCCGGATCGATGCAGCGAGGCCCTCGGTCGTTGCGGCAGAACCGGTGATCGAAGCTGGAGAGACGGTCTCGGTGGGAGCCGGAGAGGTACGTGACCCCGATCGTGAGAACCGATGA
- a CDS encoding ABC transporter ATP-binding protein encodes MIQVEQLCKAFLDYRRGWIPAVQDVSFECVPGQIFGLLGPNGAGKTTTLRILSTVLRPTGGRAIVAGHDVVKEPEEVRTKIGFMSSGTGVYDRMTAWELVAYFGGLYGIEGATLKDRMEQIFDWLQMNDFRDVLGSKMSTGMKQKVSIARTIIHDPPVLIFDEPTSGLDVLVARAVLLKIMELRDRGKTIIFSTHSMQEVTKLCDRVAIIYKGRLQADGQPGELLERFGQPDLEELFFHLVERADAEAVASA; translated from the coding sequence ATGATTCAGGTCGAGCAGCTTTGCAAGGCGTTCCTCGACTACCGACGGGGCTGGATCCCGGCGGTGCAGGACGTGAGTTTCGAGTGCGTTCCCGGTCAGATTTTCGGACTGCTGGGACCGAACGGAGCGGGGAAGACGACCACCCTGCGGATTCTGAGCACGGTCTTGCGGCCGACCGGAGGCCGGGCGATCGTGGCCGGGCACGATGTGGTGAAGGAGCCGGAGGAAGTTCGCACGAAGATCGGCTTCATGTCGTCGGGCACGGGGGTCTACGACCGGATGACCGCCTGGGAGCTGGTGGCGTACTTCGGCGGCTTGTACGGGATCGAGGGGGCGACGCTGAAGGATCGGATGGAGCAGATCTTCGACTGGCTCCAGATGAACGACTTTCGGGACGTGCTCGGCTCGAAGATGTCGACCGGGATGAAGCAAAAAGTCTCGATCGCCCGGACGATCATTCACGACCCGCCGGTCTTGATCTTCGATGAGCCGACCTCGGGCCTTGACGTGCTGGTCGCCCGCGCCGTCCTGTTGAAGATCATGGAGCTGCGGGACCGGGGAAAAACGATCATCTTCTCGACCCACTCGATGCAGGAAGTGACCAAGCTCTGCGATCGGGTCGCCATCATCTACAAGGGGCGTCTCCAGGCCGACGGCCAGCCCGGCGAACTGCTGGAGCGCTTCGGGCAGCCCGACCTGGAGGAGCTATTCTTCCACCTGGTCGAACGTGCCGATGCCGAGGCGGTGGCCTCGGCCTGA
- the mqnC gene encoding cyclic dehypoxanthinyl futalosine synthase: protein MWILPSPTPNVSRILQRAVDGERLSFEDGVTLLKEGDLLSLGRAADAVCKRLHPEPYRTYNIDRNINYSNVCAAICHFCAFYRKVGDTDAYVLDREVLLDKIRETVELGGDQILMQGGLHPELPFDWYIDLLHDIKAAYPQVNVHGFSPPEIHFLAKKFKMPVIEVLRRFKEAGLGSLPGGGGEILVDRVRKILTKGKVLSDDWLAVHRAWHELGGISTATMMFGHVETLEERIEHLERCRQLQDETGGLTAFISWTFQPDNTEMADVPAQGAFEYLRVQAVTRLYLDSIPNIQSSWVTQGPAIGGLALYFGANDMGSLMIEENVVSQAGTVFQLSVDEIKRAIREAGYIPRQRNVYYEYIDADPKTELAGSPLTVV, encoded by the coding sequence ATGTGGATCTTGCCTTCGCCAACACCCAACGTCTCCCGGATTTTGCAGCGCGCCGTTGACGGCGAGCGTCTCTCGTTCGAAGACGGGGTCACCCTGTTGAAAGAGGGGGACCTGCTGTCGCTCGGCCGCGCTGCCGACGCCGTGTGCAAACGGCTCCATCCCGAGCCGTACCGCACGTACAACATCGACCGGAATATCAACTATTCGAACGTCTGCGCGGCGATCTGCCACTTCTGCGCCTTCTACCGGAAGGTCGGCGATACCGACGCCTATGTGCTTGATCGCGAGGTCCTGCTCGACAAGATCCGGGAAACCGTGGAGCTGGGCGGCGATCAGATCTTGATGCAAGGGGGGCTGCATCCGGAGCTGCCGTTCGACTGGTACATCGACCTCTTGCACGACATCAAGGCGGCCTATCCGCAGGTCAACGTGCACGGCTTCAGCCCGCCGGAAATTCACTTCCTGGCGAAGAAGTTCAAGATGCCCGTGATTGAGGTCCTGCGCCGGTTCAAGGAGGCTGGTTTGGGGAGCCTTCCGGGAGGCGGCGGCGAAATTCTGGTCGATCGCGTTCGGAAGATCCTGACCAAGGGGAAGGTGCTGAGCGACGACTGGCTGGCGGTCCATCGCGCCTGGCACGAACTGGGTGGGATCTCGACAGCGACGATGATGTTCGGCCACGTCGAGACGCTGGAAGAGCGGATTGAGCACCTGGAGCGCTGCCGACAGCTTCAGGATGAGACCGGCGGGTTGACGGCCTTCATCTCCTGGACCTTCCAGCCGGACAACACCGAGATGGCCGACGTGCCCGCGCAGGGGGCGTTTGAATACCTCCGCGTGCAGGCCGTGACCCGCTTGTATCTCGACTCGATCCCCAACATTCAGTCGTCCTGGGTGACGCAAGGCCCGGCGATCGGCGGCCTGGCGCTGTACTTCGGCGCGAATGACATGGGCAGCCTGATGATCGAGGAGAATGTCGTCTCGCAGGCCGGCACGGTCTTCCAGCTTTCGGTCGACGAGATCAAGCGGGCGATTCGGGAAGCCGGGTACATTCCTCGCCAGCGGAACGTCTATTACGAATACATCGACGCCGACCCGAAGACGGAGCTGGCCGGATCGCCGTTGACGGTGGTGTGA
- a CDS encoding menaquinone biosynthetic enzyme MqnA/MqnD family protein: protein MSRVDSSAGSLRVGAVRYLNAKPLYFGLERLAPGIRLEMDLPSLLADRLAGGSLDVALIPSVEYLRGATFGYRIIPGLAIASGGPVRSVKLYSRVPFSRIDRLALDEGSRTSQALARVWLDEAHGVRPSIIENLPMGVPVQESTADAVLLIGDRAMRDPDERFHAVVDLASAWRSLTGLPFVFALWVARSGVDLGDLPEVLLRSRAEGLAHVDQIAEQIGPGLGLTRAECIEYLTRNISYDLGEPEVAALRLFARKAAALGLAPEDVDLAFANTQRLPDFAARR, encoded by the coding sequence ATGAGCCGCGTCGATTCCAGTGCTGGTTCGCTTCGCGTGGGAGCCGTGAGGTACCTGAACGCGAAGCCGTTATATTTCGGGCTCGAACGCCTTGCGCCCGGGATCCGGCTGGAGATGGACTTGCCGAGCCTGCTGGCCGATCGCCTGGCGGGCGGGTCGCTGGACGTGGCCTTGATTCCGTCGGTCGAGTACCTGCGGGGTGCGACGTTCGGCTACCGGATCATTCCGGGGCTGGCGATTGCCTCGGGGGGGCCGGTGCGGAGCGTCAAGCTGTACAGTCGGGTGCCGTTTTCCCGGATTGATCGGCTGGCCTTGGATGAAGGGTCGCGAACGAGCCAGGCGCTGGCCCGCGTCTGGCTGGATGAGGCGCACGGTGTCCGGCCGTCGATCATCGAGAATCTGCCGATGGGCGTGCCGGTGCAGGAAAGCACGGCCGACGCGGTGCTTTTGATCGGCGATCGCGCCATGCGAGACCCCGACGAGCGGTTTCATGCGGTGGTGGATCTGGCCTCGGCCTGGCGATCGTTGACCGGCCTGCCGTTCGTGTTTGCCTTGTGGGTTGCCCGATCGGGGGTCGACCTGGGAGACTTGCCCGAGGTGTTGCTGCGCTCCCGAGCCGAGGGGCTGGCGCACGTCGATCAGATTGCCGAGCAGATTGGTCCCGGGCTCGGCCTGACGCGAGCCGAGTGCATTGAGTACCTGACCCGGAATATTTCGTACGATCTGGGGGAACCGGAGGTTGCCGCCCTCCGCCTGTTCGCCCGGAAAGCCGCTGCGCTGGGGCTCGCCCCGGAGGATGTGGATCTTGCCTTCGCCAACACCCAACGTCTCCCGGATTTTGCAGCGCGCCGTTGA
- a CDS encoding type I phosphomannose isomerase catalytic subunit, producing the protein MDADGPLTPLRFTPILKRLIWGGRRLGSKLHKDLGPEDDYAESWELSDHRHGQSVVAEGPLAGSTLHELVIARGPDLLGEAVGPREQFPLLVKFLDAHQVLSVQVHPDDAQGRRLADDNGKTEAWVVIDAEPGSLIYAGLKSGVDRAGFAEALEHGRIAEVLHAFEPKAGDCIFIPAGTVHAIGAGVLLAEVQQMSDATFRVDDWGRVGPDGSPRTLHQAEALEVTDYERGPVDPVRSRLDLIDGGTHEPMIRCPYFAIDRYVLTGPSRIGDPQKGRFTALIGLGGKVNVSHEGQGYPIELGQTLLLPASVGACPIEPSGEGEAIVLTCTVP; encoded by the coding sequence ATGGACGCCGATGGACCGCTGACCCCGTTGCGATTCACTCCGATCTTGAAGCGCCTGATCTGGGGGGGGCGTCGCCTGGGGTCGAAGCTGCACAAGGACCTCGGCCCGGAGGATGATTACGCGGAATCGTGGGAGTTGTCGGACCATCGGCACGGCCAGAGCGTCGTGGCCGAGGGGCCGCTGGCCGGATCGACCCTGCACGAGCTGGTCATCGCGCGCGGGCCGGATCTGCTGGGGGAGGCCGTTGGGCCTCGGGAGCAGTTCCCGCTGCTGGTGAAATTTCTCGACGCGCATCAGGTGCTGTCGGTGCAGGTTCATCCGGACGATGCGCAAGGCCGACGCCTGGCCGACGACAACGGCAAGACCGAGGCGTGGGTGGTGATCGACGCCGAGCCGGGCAGCCTCATTTACGCGGGCCTGAAGTCAGGGGTCGATCGGGCCGGGTTTGCCGAGGCCCTGGAACACGGTCGGATTGCCGAGGTGCTGCACGCCTTCGAGCCGAAGGCGGGAGACTGCATTTTCATTCCGGCCGGCACGGTGCATGCGATCGGCGCGGGGGTCTTGCTGGCGGAGGTGCAGCAGATGTCCGACGCGACCTTCCGCGTGGATGACTGGGGCCGAGTCGGGCCGGACGGCTCTCCTCGGACGTTGCACCAGGCCGAGGCGCTGGAGGTGACCGACTACGAGCGAGGCCCGGTTGATCCGGTCCGATCGCGGCTTGATCTGATCGACGGTGGGACGCACGAGCCGATGATTCGATGTCCGTACTTTGCGATCGATCGGTATGTTTTGACTGGGCCGTCTCGCATCGGCGATCCCCAGAAGGGACGGTTCACGGCCCTGATCGGTCTGGGGGGGAAGGTGAACGTCTCGCACGAGGGGCAAGGGTATCCGATCGAGCTGGGGCAGACGTTGCTCTTGCCGGCGTCGGTCGGAGCCTGCCCAATCGAACCGAGCGGCGAGGGTGAGGCGATCGTGTTAACCTGCACCGTCCCTTGA